taaattattatcttttttttattatttttattttttgaaaaaaaaaaactatgcATATAGGCACCgtatatgtaatatttaGTAAATGTAAAAGAACGaacattttaaattgtCACTTCATTACTTCATTAGTTCACGATTTTTTACGGAGAGCCCAAATATGTGTGTGGtactcaaaaaaaattaattaaaaaaattaattaaaaaaaataattaaaaaaattgttattataaaaatgcatttatttatattatgaacaTACTTATGTATGTGCTTATGGCTATATCCCTTtcaaatatgaaaaaatcaggaaaaaaaatataaaaaaaaattataaaaatccaAACAATGGAAACAGGGATtgaagaaaaacaaaaattataccaTGACCCCAATTCAGATCAGTACTTAATTATATCCCCAagacaaaaattaaatccagttttaaaaaaaataaatagagtacaatataaatttaacgAAATAGTACctgattttttaattggaaaaaataacgcatgcttatttatatcaatgAAATATCATCGCCTAAGaccaaattatttaaaagcaAGAATCGAAACATTaactaataaatataataatcgATTATTACTATGCTTAGTAGATATAGACAATATAGAAAACCCATTGGGTGAAATAAATCAACTAGCTTTTTGTAATAACATGACACTCATATTATGTTGGACTAATGATGAATGTGCAAGAGTTATAGAagattttaaaatttttgaaaaaaatatatcatatattaaaaataataaaaaattttccaataatgaagaaaaaatacatgaacttttaaaaaaaatacgttGTATTAATTCTACAGATTGTTTTACtattacaaataaattaaaaaatttttcaaGTATTGTTAAGGCAAAAAAAGAGGATCTCATTAATTGTTCAGGGTTaggaaacaaaaaaatacaagcCCTTTTATCTACCTTTTCAGATCCGTTTTTTTAGTACCCAACCAAGTGTCTCTACATATACAGTACACATATATCTTATGCATGTTAAACAGTgtaaatacaattttttatgttacttcatttatttgtttacaC
This portion of the Plasmodium chabaudi chabaudi strain AS genome assembly, chromosome: 3 genome encodes:
- a CDS encoding ERCC1 nucleotide excision repair protein, putative; translated protein: METGIEEKQKLYHDPNSDQYLIISPRQKLNPVLKKINRVQYKFNEIVPDFLIGKNNACLFISMKYHRLRPNYLKARIETLTNKYNNRLLLCLVDIDNIENPLGEINQLAFCNNMTLILCWTNDECARVIEDFKIFEKNISYIKNNKKFSNNEEKIHELLKKIRCINSTDCFTITNKLKNFSSIVKAKKEDLINCSGLGNKKIQALLSTFSDPFF